The sequence GCCGCCCGGCTCCGCCGACGCCTCCCCCGGCCCCGCGCCGGCCGCTCGCCGCGAGCGGCCTCAATCGGTTCTGTTCATGTGCGGGCAGAACTGCGTGCGCTCGCCCATGGCGGCGGTGCTGGCGCGCCATCTGTTCGGGCGCTCGCTCTATGTCGGCTCCGCCGGGGTGATGAAGGGCGAGACCGACCCGTTCGTCACCGCCGCCATCGACGAAGTAGGTCTCGACCTCTCCCGCCACCGGCCGCAGACGCTGGAGGAACTGGAAGAGAATGAGGGGCTCGGCTTCGATCTCGTCATCACCCTATCGCCCGACGCCCATCACCGCGCGCTGGAACTGACCCGCACCAACGCCATCGACGTGGAATACTGGCCGACCCCCGACCCGACGCTCGCCAGCGGCAACCGCGAACAGCGGCTCGACGCCTATCGCGAGGTTCGCGACGAGCTGGAACGGCGGATCCGCGCCCGCTTCCGCCCGAAATGAGCCGGCGGCGGCAAGGCCGTTCCGTTTTCCCCGCACATGCTCTAGCTTGCCGGCCGATTGCCCCGCCGGCCCGCCGGCGCAAAGGAGTGACCGCGTGAGCGCCCGCCCGACACTGGTGCTGGCCTCGGGTTCGCCGCGCCGCCTGGCGCTGCTGGCCCAGGCCGGAATCGAACCCGACGCCCTTCTGCCCGCCGATATTGACG comes from Ancylobacter polymorphus and encodes:
- a CDS encoding low molecular weight phosphatase family protein, whose translation is MCGQNCVRSPMAAVLARHLFGRSLYVGSAGVMKGETDPFVTAAIDEVGLDLSRHRPQTLEELEENEGLGFDLVITLSPDAHHRALELTRTNAIDVEYWPTPDPTLASGNREQRLDAYREVRDELERRIRARFRPK